Proteins encoded by one window of Pseudomonas coleopterorum:
- a CDS encoding LEA type 2 family protein, with the protein MSACTLVLRSIGLLSVLALTGCATWFTGNYEDPKVHLVKVEVVKANLLQQRFILRFRIDNPNRRSLPVRGMSYSVRLEDMLLSEGETSDWFSVAGRSGEYYEVPVRTNLWQHVRELSKLLKHPDRPIRYELRGELRTGVLFGHDVVLNHTGEINARGLPGH; encoded by the coding sequence ATGTCCGCTTGCACTCTCGTTCTGCGCAGCATCGGCTTGCTCTCAGTGCTGGCGCTCACGGGATGCGCAACCTGGTTCACCGGCAACTACGAGGACCCCAAGGTGCACCTGGTCAAGGTCGAAGTGGTCAAGGCCAACCTGCTGCAGCAGCGCTTCATCCTCCGGTTTCGCATCGACAACCCCAACCGCCGCAGCCTGCCCGTACGTGGCATGAGCTACAGCGTGCGCCTGGAAGACATGCTGCTCAGCGAAGGCGAGACGAGCGACTGGTTCAGCGTGGCCGGCAGAAGCGGCGAATACTATGAAGTGCCGGTGCGCACCAACCTCTGGCAACACGTGCGCGAGTTGTCCAAGCTGCTCAAGCATCCGGATCGACCGATCCGCTACGAGCTGCGCGGCGAACTGCGTACCGGCGTGCTGTTCGGTCACGATGTGGTACTCAATCACACTGGTGAAATCAACGCCCGCGGCCTGCCCGGCCACTGA
- a CDS encoding SEC-C metal-binding domain-containing protein, translating to MSQQPHVHGPDCNHDHDHHHEHDHGHVHGPHCNHAPQEPVRNALKDVGRNDPCPCGSDKKFKKCHGA from the coding sequence ATGTCCCAGCAACCTCACGTGCACGGTCCTGACTGCAACCACGATCACGACCATCACCATGAGCACGACCACGGTCACGTGCATGGCCCGCACTGCAATCATGCTCCGCAGGAACCGGTGCGCAATGCCCTCAAGGACGTCGGCCGCAACGATCCGTGCCCGTGCGGCAGCGACAAGAAATTCAAGAAGTGCCACGGCGCCTGA
- a CDS encoding penicillin acylase family protein, with protein sequence MASPARSFFMPKFGCAAVVTGMLSLTGCQQWLGGSADQSLPPSVGVQPLKGLAQNVSVRRNTLGMPLIESNTFHDALFAQGYVAASDRITQMVRMRLLAQGRLAELDGADALDSDRLLRRINLKKNADQLYAAASPRLKRFFDVYARGVNAYLFRYRGKLPAPLGGYTPEYWKAEDSALMFALWSFSQSLNLQEELGSLALAQKVGTNKLAWLLPVYPDESLPFTEAEKLKGVSLGNSLTHVAGLGTLNHELERLGTASSSNWAIAPQRARSGKSLFANDLHAATAVPSAWSFVQLRAPRYQAAGVALAGLPGVLTGFNGQVAWGMSAVMGDNQDLFVEKVKSEGGRVLYQSNGKWLPARVRQETFLAKGQRPLREAVYETGHGALLNDLAGLSASVGYGLALQLPDLTEDKSLDALFDLSRASNVEKASDASRQIRAVATNLLFADANSIGWQVTGRFPNRLEGKGMLPSPGWDGRYDWDGLADPMLHPYDQDPPQGWLGTANQRIVPPGYGIQLSNGWYYPERSERLAELAGAGKHDTRSMIAMQSDQTTPFAAKLKKMFLAPGMAQPLKSAIDALPDADRTKAREAYTRLMTFDGRLSAQSADAALYELFLQQSMQRTFLDELGPIDSAAWKAFVAQGMASYSAQADHLLGRDDSPFWDDVTTPQKEDKPAILARSLAAAVTAGETQLGADRSKWQWGRLHRTSWTDVAGQTVRGPVATGGDHTTLNAAAYRWGDSFDTASIPALRIVVDFAQTEPMIGLNSSGQSGNPASANYADGIDAWLKNQYVSFPMQPQNFEKAYGIKRLTLTPQK encoded by the coding sequence ATGGCCTCGCCCGCCCGTTCTTTCTTCATGCCCAAGTTCGGCTGCGCCGCCGTGGTGACCGGCATGCTCAGCCTGACTGGCTGTCAACAATGGCTGGGCGGCTCAGCCGACCAAAGCCTGCCGCCCAGCGTGGGTGTACAGCCGCTCAAGGGTCTGGCGCAGAACGTCTCGGTGCGGCGCAACACCCTGGGGATGCCGCTGATCGAGAGCAACACCTTCCACGATGCCCTGTTTGCTCAAGGATATGTCGCCGCCAGCGACCGTATCACCCAGATGGTACGCATGCGGCTGCTGGCTCAGGGGCGTCTGGCCGAGCTGGACGGTGCCGATGCACTGGACAGCGACCGCCTGCTGCGCAGGATCAACCTGAAGAAGAACGCCGACCAGCTGTACGCCGCTGCATCACCGCGGCTCAAGCGCTTCTTCGATGTCTACGCGCGGGGCGTGAACGCCTACCTGTTCCGCTATCGCGGCAAGCTGCCGGCACCGCTCGGCGGCTACACCCCCGAATACTGGAAGGCCGAAGACTCGGCGCTGATGTTCGCCCTGTGGTCGTTCAGCCAGTCGCTCAATCTGCAGGAAGAGCTGGGCTCGCTTGCGCTGGCGCAGAAAGTGGGCACCAACAAACTGGCCTGGCTGCTGCCGGTCTATCCGGACGAGAGCCTGCCGTTCACCGAGGCCGAGAAACTCAAGGGTGTGTCCTTGGGCAACTCGCTGACCCATGTGGCGGGACTGGGCACTTTGAACCATGAACTCGAGCGGCTGGGCACGGCCAGCTCCAGCAACTGGGCCATCGCCCCCCAACGCGCGCGGTCCGGCAAAAGCCTGTTCGCCAACGATCTACATGCCGCCACTGCGGTACCCTCCGCCTGGAGCTTCGTGCAACTGCGCGCACCGCGTTACCAGGCCGCGGGCGTCGCCCTGGCCGGTCTGCCGGGCGTGCTCACAGGCTTCAACGGTCAAGTGGCCTGGGGCATGTCGGCCGTGATGGGTGACAACCAGGATCTGTTTGTGGAAAAGGTCAAAAGCGAAGGCGGCCGCGTGCTGTATCAGTCCAACGGCAAATGGCTACCGGCGCGGGTACGTCAGGAAACCTTCCTGGCCAAGGGGCAGCGGCCACTGCGCGAAGCCGTGTACGAGACCGGACATGGTGCCCTGCTCAACGACCTCGCCGGCCTGTCGGCCAGCGTTGGCTATGGCCTGGCCTTGCAGCTGCCGGACCTGACCGAAGACAAGAGCCTGGACGCCCTGTTCGATCTGTCGCGCGCCAGCAATGTCGAGAAGGCCTCGGATGCCAGCCGGCAGATCCGCGCGGTGGCTACCAACCTGCTGTTCGCCGACGCCAACAGCATCGGCTGGCAGGTCACTGGCCGTTTCCCCAATCGCCTCGAGGGCAAGGGCATGCTGCCCTCCCCCGGCTGGGATGGCCGGTATGACTGGGACGGCCTGGCCGACCCGATGCTGCATCCCTACGACCAGGACCCGCCGCAGGGCTGGCTGGGGACCGCCAACCAGCGCATCGTCCCGCCGGGTTACGGTATTCAGCTGTCCAACGGCTGGTACTACCCTGAGCGCAGCGAACGCCTCGCGGAACTGGCCGGCGCCGGCAAGCACGACACCCGCAGCATGATCGCCATGCAGTCCGACCAGACCACCCCGTTCGCCGCCAAACTGAAGAAGATGTTTCTCGCACCTGGCATGGCACAACCGCTGAAGAGCGCCATCGACGCCCTGCCCGACGCCGATCGCACCAAGGCCCGGGAGGCCTACACCCGGCTGATGACCTTCGATGGCCGGCTGAGCGCGCAATCCGCCGACGCCGCGTTGTACGAGCTGTTTCTGCAACAAAGCATGCAGCGCACCTTCCTCGACGAACTGGGGCCGATCGACAGTGCCGCCTGGAAGGCCTTCGTCGCTCAGGGCATGGCTTCCTACTCGGCCCAGGCCGATCATCTGCTGGGGCGCGACGACAGCCCGTTCTGGGACGACGTGACCACGCCTCAGAAGGAAGACAAGCCTGCCATCCTGGCCCGCAGCCTGGCTGCGGCGGTCACGGCTGGCGAGACACAACTGGGCGCCGACCGCAGCAAATGGCAGTGGGGCCGCCTGCACCGCACCAGCTGGACGGACGTCGCTGGCCAGACGGTACGCGGCCCGGTGGCCACTGGCGGTGATCACACCACGCTCAATGCTGCGGCCTACCGGTGGGGCGACAGCTTCGACACCGCGTCGATACCGGCCCTGCGCATCGTCGTCGACTTCGCCCAGACCGAACCCATGATCGGCCTCAACAGCAGCGGGCAATCCGGTAATCCGGCCAGTGCCAACTACGCCGATGGCATCGATGCCTGGCTCAAGAATCAATACGTCAGCTTTCCGATGCAGCCGCAGAACTTCGAGAAGGCCTATGGCATCAAGCGACTGACGCTGACGCCGCAGAAGTAA
- a CDS encoding DUF1285 domain-containing protein, with protein MTGKADDLLAHIPTHEKGLPPVHLWNPDFCGHIDMRIARDGTWFYQGTPIGRPAMVKLFAGILRRDGDEYVLVTPVEKVGIVVDDAPFVAVDMQVSGEGEQQTLRFTSNVEDSFDAGEEHPLRVDISPCSQEPSPYVRVRTNLEARIHRNVFYRLVELAVVRDGWLGVWSGGVFFPIGRDPGR; from the coding sequence ATGACGGGCAAGGCCGACGATTTGCTGGCGCACATCCCCACTCACGAAAAGGGTTTGCCGCCCGTGCACCTGTGGAATCCCGATTTCTGCGGGCACATCGACATGCGCATTGCCCGCGACGGCACCTGGTTCTACCAGGGCACGCCGATCGGTCGGCCGGCGATGGTCAAGTTGTTCGCGGGCATCCTGCGCCGCGATGGCGACGAGTACGTCCTGGTCACCCCGGTGGAGAAGGTGGGCATCGTCGTCGATGACGCGCCGTTCGTGGCCGTCGACATGCAGGTATCGGGTGAAGGCGAGCAGCAGACGCTGCGCTTCACCAGCAATGTCGAAGACAGTTTCGATGCGGGTGAGGAGCATCCGCTGCGGGTGGACATCTCCCCCTGCAGCCAGGAGCCTTCGCCCTACGTACGGGTGCGTACCAACCTGGAAGCGCGCATTCACCGCAACGTGTTCTATCGTCTCGTCGAGTTGGCGGTGGTGCGTGACGGTTGGCTGGGGGTCTGGAGCGGTGGGGTGTTCTTCCCCATAGGCCGGGATCCCGGGCGATGA
- a CDS encoding DUF4823 domain-containing protein produces the protein MRNLVVLLALLALSGCMKVSDLGEGARYHLSDAGVLNHSETRRFNNLRVQPDSFIYIAQGSFVPPGGAYPRPNVVAEEAFEAFVEYFPLVRRAPAPLGLEQAMGEARNAGAHYLLYARFARADDRIGNTDEWADQEALDRLGVDSSVIQIMLIETSTHYLIDTATIRSRGGLLTMHDNKPEDLLGPPLEDYARSLLGVSR, from the coding sequence ATGCGTAACCTGGTCGTGCTGCTGGCGCTCTTGGCGTTGAGCGGCTGCATGAAGGTCAGTGATCTGGGCGAGGGCGCTCGCTACCACTTGAGCGATGCAGGCGTGCTGAATCACAGCGAAACCCGCCGCTTCAATAACCTGCGCGTGCAGCCCGACTCGTTCATCTACATCGCCCAAGGCTCGTTCGTGCCTCCTGGGGGCGCCTACCCCAGGCCCAACGTGGTCGCCGAAGAAGCGTTCGAAGCCTTCGTCGAGTATTTTCCCCTGGTACGCCGTGCCCCGGCACCGCTGGGCCTGGAGCAGGCCATGGGCGAAGCACGCAATGCCGGTGCGCATTACCTGCTCTATGCCCGTTTTGCCCGTGCCGACGACCGCATCGGCAACACGGACGAGTGGGCCGACCAGGAGGCCCTGGATCGACTCGGCGTCGACAGCAGCGTGATCCAGATCATGCTCATCGAAACCAGCACTCACTACCTCATCGACACCGCCACCATCCGCAGCCGTGGCGGACTGCTGACGATGCATGACAACAAACCGGAAGATTTGCTTGGCCCGCCCCTGGAGGACTACGCTCGTAGCCTGTTGGGCGTAAGCCGCTGA
- a CDS encoding TetR/AcrR family transcriptional regulator: MQKEPRKVREFRRREQEILDTALALFLEQGEDSVTVELIADTVGIGKGTIYKHFKSKAEIYLRLMLDYERDLNALLHSADIDRDKEALSRAYFEFRMRDPQRYRLFDRLEEKVVKGNQVPELVEQLHTIRASNFERLTFLIEGRISEGKLEDVPPYFHYCAAWALVHGAVALYHSPFWSNVLEDQEGFFQFLMDIGVRMGNKRKRDPELPGPKES; this comes from the coding sequence ATGCAAAAAGAACCTCGTAAGGTCCGTGAGTTTCGCCGCCGCGAGCAGGAAATCCTCGACACCGCGCTTGCGCTCTTTCTCGAGCAGGGTGAAGACAGCGTCACGGTCGAGTTGATCGCCGACACCGTCGGTATCGGCAAAGGCACCATCTACAAGCACTTCAAATCCAAGGCCGAGATCTACCTGCGCCTGATGCTCGACTACGAGCGCGATTTGAATGCACTGCTGCATTCGGCCGACATCGATCGCGACAAGGAAGCCTTGTCCCGCGCCTATTTCGAATTCCGCATGCGCGATCCGCAGCGCTACCGACTGTTCGACAGGCTCGAAGAGAAGGTCGTCAAAGGCAATCAGGTGCCCGAACTTGTCGAGCAGCTGCACACGATTCGCGCGTCAAATTTCGAGCGACTGACCTTCCTCATCGAGGGACGGATCAGCGAAGGCAAGCTGGAAGATGTGCCGCCGTACTTCCACTATTGCGCAGCCTGGGCTCTGGTGCACGGCGCGGTGGCGCTGTATCACTCGCCGTTCTGGAGCAATGTGCTGGAAGATCAGGAAGGCTTTTTCCAGTTCCTGATGGACATCGGCGTGCGCATGGGCAACAAGCGCAAGCGCGATCCGGAACTGCCGGGTCCCAAGGAATCCTGA
- a CDS encoding TatD family hydrolase, which produces MLVDSHCHLDRLDLAEHNGCLDTALDAARACGVGHFLCIGVSADNAAAVKALAGRYDDVDCSVGIHPLDLAPGQPPALDWLLGELDDPRVVAIGETGLDYHYEPEAAELQQASFRLHLQAANLTGKPVIVHTRGARADTLALLREAQLPQAGVLHCFTEDWDMAKAALDLGFYISLSGIVTFRNADALREVARQVPADRLLVETDSPYLAPIPYRGKSNLPQYVREVAQCIATVRGETLESLAERTTDNFCRLFPLARVRRQA; this is translated from the coding sequence ATGCTTGTAGATTCCCACTGTCACCTGGATCGCCTCGACCTCGCCGAACACAACGGCTGCCTGGACACCGCGCTCGATGCCGCGCGCGCCTGCGGTGTCGGCCACTTCCTGTGCATCGGCGTGAGCGCCGACAATGCTGCAGCGGTCAAGGCCCTGGCCGGCCGCTACGACGATGTCGATTGCTCGGTCGGCATTCACCCCCTGGACCTGGCACCGGGGCAGCCACCGGCCCTGGACTGGCTCCTGGGCGAGCTCGATGATCCCCGCGTCGTGGCGATCGGCGAAACCGGCCTGGATTACCACTACGAACCCGAGGCCGCAGAGTTGCAGCAGGCATCGTTCCGATTGCACCTGCAGGCGGCCAACCTGACCGGCAAACCGGTCATCGTGCATACCCGCGGCGCGCGTGCCGACACCCTGGCCCTGTTGCGCGAGGCGCAGTTGCCCCAGGCCGGCGTACTGCACTGCTTCACCGAAGATTGGGACATGGCCAAGGCTGCCCTCGACCTGGGCTTCTACATTTCACTGTCCGGCATCGTGACGTTCCGCAATGCCGACGCCCTGCGCGAAGTCGCCCGCCAGGTGCCTGCCGATCGCCTGCTGGTCGAGACCGATTCGCCTTACCTGGCGCCCATTCCCTACCGTGGCAAGTCCAACCTGCCGCAGTACGTTCGGGAAGTGGCGCAGTGCATTGCCACGGTCCGGGGCGAGACGCTCGAAAGCCTGGCCGAGCGCACCACCGACAACTTTTGCCGGCTGTTCCCACTGGCACGGGTTCGTCGTCAGGCCTGA
- a CDS encoding PilZ domain-containing protein, with protein MNQPVSPGPRNGILSLTIKDKAVLYAAYMPFIKNGGLFIPTSKSYKLGDELFMLLNLMDEPEKIPVAGRVAWITPKGAQGNRAAGVGVQFNDGDNTARNKIETYLAGALKSDRPTHTM; from the coding sequence ATGAATCAACCCGTCAGTCCCGGACCGCGCAACGGCATTCTGTCCCTGACCATCAAGGACAAGGCCGTTCTGTATGCCGCCTACATGCCGTTCATCAAGAACGGCGGCCTGTTCATTCCCACCAGCAAGAGCTACAAGCTGGGCGATGAGTTGTTCATGCTGCTCAACCTGATGGACGAGCCGGAAAAGATTCCGGTGGCTGGCCGCGTGGCCTGGATCACCCCCAAGGGCGCCCAGGGCAACCGCGCTGCCGGAGTCGGCGTGCAGTTCAACGATGGCGACAACACCGCGCGCAACAAGATCGAAACCTACCTGGCCGGTGCCTTGAAGTCCGACCGTCCCACTCACACGATGTAG
- a CDS encoding DNA polymerase III subunit delta', with amino-acid sequence MAEAYPWQDDLWHKLAGRTQHAHAYLLHGPQGIGKRALAERLMALLLCQRPSAQQACGACKSCLLLQAGSHPDNFILEPEEADKAIKVDQVRELVAFVVQTAQLGGRKVVLIEPTEAMNINAANALLKSLEEPSGNTVLLLVSHQPSRLLPTVKSRCVQQACPLPSQAVSLQWLATALPDVDEGARADLLALAAGSPLAAVRLQAAGIVEQRALVVDGVKKLLKGQQTPSQLADAWSGVPLLLLFDWFCEWSNLLLRYRLTADEQGLGLSDMRKVLQYLADKSTQDKVLAIQDWVLMQRQKVLAKANLNRALLIEALLVSWMALPGQR; translated from the coding sequence GTGGCTGAAGCCTACCCCTGGCAAGACGATCTGTGGCACAAGCTCGCCGGACGCACCCAGCATGCCCACGCCTATCTGCTGCACGGGCCGCAGGGTATCGGCAAGCGTGCCCTGGCCGAGCGGCTGATGGCGTTGCTGTTGTGCCAGCGCCCCTCCGCGCAGCAGGCCTGTGGCGCCTGCAAGTCCTGTCTGCTGCTGCAGGCCGGCAGTCATCCGGACAACTTCATCCTCGAACCCGAGGAAGCGGACAAGGCGATCAAGGTCGACCAGGTCCGCGAACTGGTGGCGTTCGTGGTGCAGACGGCGCAGCTGGGTGGGCGCAAGGTGGTGCTGATCGAGCCCACCGAAGCCATGAACATCAACGCGGCCAATGCCTTGCTGAAGAGTCTCGAAGAGCCCTCGGGCAATACCGTGTTGCTGTTGGTCAGCCATCAGCCCAGCCGCCTGCTGCCCACGGTCAAGAGCCGGTGCGTGCAGCAGGCCTGCCCGCTGCCTAGCCAGGCCGTCAGCCTGCAATGGCTGGCCACGGCGCTGCCGGACGTGGACGAAGGCGCGCGCGCCGATCTGCTGGCCCTGGCTGCCGGCTCGCCTCTGGCCGCCGTCAGGTTGCAGGCTGCGGGGATCGTCGAGCAGCGGGCACTGGTCGTCGATGGGGTGAAGAAGCTGTTGAAAGGGCAGCAGACGCCCAGCCAGTTGGCCGACGCCTGGAGCGGTGTACCGTTGCTGCTGCTGTTCGACTGGTTCTGCGAGTGGTCGAACCTGCTGCTGCGCTATCGCCTGACGGCGGACGAGCAGGGCCTGGGCTTGAGCGACATGCGCAAGGTGCTGCAATATCTGGCCGACAAGAGCACTCAGGACAAGGTGCTGGCCATTCAGGACTGGGTGCTGATGCAGCGCCAGAAGGTTCTGGCCAAGGCCAACTTGAACAGGGCGTTGCTGATCGAAGCGCTGCTGGTGTCCTGGATGGCCTTGCCGGGGCAGCGGTGA